The Cydia amplana chromosome 19, ilCydAmpl1.1, whole genome shotgun sequence genome includes a window with the following:
- the LOC134656804 gene encoding transport and Golgi organization protein 2 isoform X1, with translation MCILFSYCGDNVAESDYQLIVAENRDEYYDRSALNMSLWNDSNVVAGRDLGAPDGDGTWLAVSPLRRKLGVLLNLPYSKRADAKSRGRLVTDYVQCDLSIEEYIKTKEDYVKETNEFVLVTYDFGYNTKMNTYTNSTNQLQTWEYTCLGFSNSLPEKPLTKAVAGRRALYDICSRLNKVTMKQHLIEELLTLLKSKEQHLPDQELQNRTPMYQQFSSIFVTIPEGRYGTRTHTIVLLTKTGHLDIIEVSMQNPVDLENPNWKRTEFHMDL, from the exons ATGTGTATACTGTTTTCGTATTGTGGTGATAATGTTGCGGAGAGTGACTACCAGCTGATTGTAGCGGAGAACCGAGACGAGTATTATGATCGGTCAGCACTTAACATGTCCCTATGGAATGACTCGAATGTTGTAGCAG GTCGGGATCTGGGAGCCCCTGATGGTGATGGCACTTGGCTGGCCGTATCTCCACTAAGGAGGAAGCTTGGGGTTCTTCTTAATCTGCCATACAGTAAGAGGGCAGATGCAAAAA GTAGAGGCAGATTGGTTACAGATTATGTGCAATGTGATTTGTCTATTGAAGAATACATTAAGACAAAAGAGGACTATGTTaaagaaacaaatgaatttgtTTTAGTAACTTATGACTTTGGGTAT AATACCAAAATGAACACATATACAAACTCCACTAACCAACTGCAAACCTGGGAGTATACATGCCTGGGTTTCTCAAACAGTCTCCCGGAGAAGCCCCTAACAAAGGCTGTAGCGGGCAGGAGGGCCCTTTATGATATATGCAGCAGACTCAATAAGGTTACTATGAAGCAGCACTTAATAGAGGAGCTACTTACATTGTTGAAATCAAAGGAACA acaTTTACCTGACCAAGAATTACAAAACAGAACTCCAATGTATCAACAATTCAGTTCAATATTTGTCACTATACCAGAGGGCAGATATGGAACAAG gACCCATACAATAGTGCTCTTAACAAAGACAGGGCATTTAGACATCATTGAGGTAAGCATGCAGAACCCGGTTGACCTTGAAAACCCAAATTGGAAGAGAACAGAATTCCACATGGATTTATAA
- the LOC134656805 gene encoding zinc finger protein 593 homolog, with the protein MTYKRKKYHHGDTHLKRRWRVRNRKKDLDQIDDDIKEENAEKLLNQDVDLDLPGAAQHYCLHCSRYFIDDKALAEHFKTKVHKRRLKALELEPYTIEDSERAAGHGNFVKPVKRKITSQNQNTDKALDEDGDAVLEDVSPNKKKKIDEDAT; encoded by the exons atgaccTACAAGCGTAAAAAGTACCACCATGGTGATACTCATTTAAAAAGGCGCTGGAGAGTCAGAAATCGGAAGAAGGATCTCGATCAGATCGACGACGACATCAAAGAAG AGAACGCTGAAAAATTATTGAATCAGGACGTGGATTTGGATCTCCCTGGTGCAGCGCAACACTACTGCCTTCACTGCTCACGTTATTTTATCGATGATAAGGCGTTGGCTGAACATTTCAAGACGAAAGTTCACAAACGAAGGTTGAAGGCTTTAGAACTCGAGCCTTATACAATTGAAGACTCCGAGAGAGCGGCCGGGCACGGTAACTTCGTAAAGCCAGTAAAAAGGAAAATTACTTCACAAAACCAGAACACTGATAAGGCGCTCGACGAAGATGGTGACGCAGTGTTAGAAGACGTTAGTccgaataaaaagaaaaaaattgacGAAGATGCTAcgtaa
- the LOC134656803 gene encoding serine--tRNA synthetase-like protein Slimp: protein MLRKNITIISRKVFSCKKLLVRKSALFINGPKASETFVFVTPHVDIPELIKQKSVIQEQLENRQANIDFQKVENLWDVYEELKKQKSDYDKKKTEISQQLGKLLKSEPDSDVTKKYKIQMDLVKENIKKLKVPLWSAEEAVMLEVLILPNSLHTKTPLKEYQVVHSHSTAPNNDKDHLIIGREKNLINFKKNENYYLTGDAAIFELGAKFYFNNVLRNSKFIQFSNPDFVKSVIVEGCGEDHTDPDATFILHHNEDTKVNPDSRLHLTGGASLCSFFAYYAKNVLFTKSLPLNYFSMGRQYIPSPTTEDSLFHVSQASVVQIFNVTKDSKECDVSLDRIIGILKDTYTKLGYHYRIGFVPAHELAMWESLRVVVEMYSSSMKKYVNVAEISTSGDFISKRLMFTYTENKESKFPHIISGTILNVPRLLACVLEQDSEFSVPELFRIENWSMKI, encoded by the coding sequence ATGCTAcgtaaaaatattacaattatcTCGCGAAAAGTTTTTAGTTGTAAGAAGTTGCTAGTGAGGAAGTCTGCATTGTTTATAAATGGCCCAAAAGCCAGTGAGACATTTGTCTTTGTCACTCCTCATGTTGATATACCAGAACTGATCAAACAAAAGTCTGTAATACAGGAACAATTGGAAAATAGACAAGCTAATATTGATTTCCAAAAGGTGGAGAATCTTTGGGATGTGTATGAAGAATTGAAAAAGCAGAAATCAGATTATGATAAAAAGAAAACTGAGATTTCCCAGCAATTGGGAAAGTTACTAAAGAGTGAGCCTGACAGTGATGTtactaaaaagtataaaatccAAATGGATTTGGTcaaagaaaacataaaaaagttAAAGGTGCCTTTATGGTCTGCTGAAGAAGCTGTAATGCTTGAAGTATTAATACTACCAAATAGTTTACACACAAAAACACCACTTAAGGAATATCAAGTCGTACATAGTCACAGTACCGCTCCAAATAATGATAAAGATCATTTGATAATTGGCAGAGAAAAAAACCTAATAAATTTTAAGAAGAATGAAAATTACTACCTTACAGGGGATGCAGCAATCTTTGAACTCGGTGCAAAATTTTACTTTAACAATGTTCTAAGAAATAGTAAATTCATTCAGTTTTCCAATCCTGATTTTGTGAAGAGTGTAATTGTGGAAGGCTGTGGAGAAGATCACACAGATCCAGATGCCACATTTATTCTGCACCACAATGAGGACACTAAAGTGAATCCCGACAGCAGGCTGCATTTGACTGGAGGGGCTTCACTCTGTTCTTTCTTTGCATACTATGCTAAAAATGTCTTGTTTACAAAATCCCTACCATTGAACTACTTTTCAATGGGACGTCAGTACATACCATCACCAACTACAGAAGACAGCTTATTTCATGTGAGCCAGGCCTCTGTTGTTCAAATCTTCAATGTTACAAAAGATTCTAAGGAATGTGATGTGTCCCTTGACAGAATTATTGGGATTCTCAAAGACACTTACACCAAACTAGGCTATCACTACAGAATAGGATTTGTTCCAGCTCATGAACTAGCCATGTGGGAATCACTAAGAGTGGTAGTAGAGATGTACTCCAGCTCTATGAAGAAATATGTGAATGTTGCAGAGATCTCTACCAGTGGGGACTTCATAAGCAAGAGACTCATGTTCACATATACTGAAAACAAGGAGTCAAAGTTCCCTCACATTATTTCTGGTACAATTCTGAATGTACCAAGATTATTAGCCTGTGTTCTTGAACAAGATTCAGAATTTTCAGTTCCTGAATTGTTTAGAATAGAGAACTGGTCAATGaaaatttag
- the LOC134656864 gene encoding zinc finger protein 658-like yields the protein MDSTLSFFSLPFVDSESAELALNIKNVNPDCGYDELHSSLPAHSGLLGHDDVLAQFLSPDEPLEEPDLNGPATLHCEICQKKFDNAKKYYGHLRIHSKGNAWVCDKCPDQKFATKQHLMKHSLSHKPLERVWRCQHCTLSFEALWRLQQHLFSTHLEYRPHKCDECEKAFHKKSDLKRHKDMHSNVKKFACSVCEMEFKDKCNLKRHMLRHTNDKPYCCAGCGNRYKQLASMKRHSVKCPKNQNNINVEPKVRKNHCRVCGLTFQYKSALLEHCVRQHSNPAGTTNPPAAAEPEKPHVQLTMDHNRLDTIVDDILAAEDDYLSLSHNNILNYNQNETQDNNDNLMHVEFLKAMNQLHSLDDELFYNDLDLDNFQASHIFNMNTNDMDYGDKNGEILFDFADNGRSMDQDIMNVLSDVAVPETKTEPVQNPPVSVNECATIFESDVDLEASTNLAANLNQLIGENNVHYVSTEDDDTFIISLNSAIDAEQLTDMLNIGVELVENNEEKASEVSPELDKTDYQIDEPIVVKIEEPVLNNVVPNDNKENVGVKPKIKKCTLFICRTCNKVFKKKENYKSHKAIHNPSLRAHRCRSCGLRFSYRSTLNKHRAAHEHLPKRQIPCEHEGCDKVYDAAWKLKNHVERDHEKLAPYKCDREGCGKRFYKQCDLQKHDRFHSGERPYSCDICQRAFQQISHLKRHVRTVDCTQYAHR from the exons ATGGATTCGACGCTATCCTTCTTTAGTCTACCA TTTGTAGACTCCGAGAGTGCTGAGTTGGCACTAAATATCAAAAACGTGAATCCAGACTGTGGTTATGACGAGCTTCACTCCAGCTTGCCCGCTCACAGCGGCTTGCTCGGTCACGACGACGTGTTGGCCCAGTTCCTGTCCCCAGACGAGCCGCTGGAGGAGCCCGACCTCAACGGCCCTGCCACCTTGCACTGCGAGATATGTCAGAAGAAGTTTGACAATGCTAAGAAATACTATGGTCATCTTAGAATACATTCCAAGGGCAATGCTTGGGTTTGTG ACAAGTGCCCGGACCAGAAGTTTGCCACGAAGCAGCACCTCATGAAGCACAGCCTCAGCCACAAGCCCCTGGAGCGAGTGTGGCGCTGCCAGCACTGCACTCTGTCCTTTGAGGCCCTCTGGAGGCTCCAGCAGCATCTCTTCTCCACCCATTTAGAGTACAG GCCCCACAAATGTGATGAATGTGAAAAAGCTTTCCATAAAAAATCTGATTTAAAGCGGCACAAAGACATGCACAGCA ATGTAAAGAAATTCGCCTGTTCAGTATGTGAGATGGAGTTCAAAGACAAGTGCAATCTTAAAAGGCATATGTTGCGTCACACCAACGACAAGCCCTACTGCTGTGCGGGCTGCGGCAATAGATATAAACAG TTGGCATCCATGAAAAGGCACAGTGTGAAGTGTCCCAAAAATCAGAACAACATAAATGTGGAGCCCAAAGTCCGGAAGAACCACTGCAGAGTGTGCGGCTTGACGTTTCAGTACAAGAGTGCTTTGTTGGAACATTGCGTCAG GCAACACTCAAACCCCGCCGGCACCACCAACCCCCCCGCCGCCGCGGAGCCCGAGAAGCCCCACGTGCAGCTCACCATGGACCACAACCGCCTCGACACCATCGTAGACGACATACTCGCCGCCGAGGACGACTACCTCTCCCTCTCGCACAACAACATCCTCAACTACAACCAGAACGAGACACAAGATAACAACGACAACCTCATGCATGTGGAATTCCTAAAAGCAATGAATCAGCTACACAGTCTTGATGATGAACTGTTTTATAACGATCTAGATTTAGACAACTTCCAAGCTTCGCATATATTCAACATGAATACTAATGATATGGACTACGGTGATAAAAATGGTGAAATCCTATTTGATTTCGCTGATAATGGGAGAAGTATGGACCAAGATATAATGAATGTGCTCTCCGATGTTGCAGTCCCGGAGACTAAGACTGAACCTGTACAAAATCCTCCGGTTTCAGTTAACGAGTGTGCGACCATTTTTGAAAGTGACGTAGATTTGGAAGCCAGTACTAATCTAGCGGCTAATCTGAATCAGTTGATTGGTGAGAATAATGTTCATTACGTTTCAACTGAAGACGATGATACATTTATAATTAGTTTGAACAGTGCTATAGACGCTGAACAGTTGACGGATATGTTGAATATAGGAGTTGAACTAGTTGAAAATAATGAAGAGAAAGCATCGGAAGTATCACCGGAActggataagactgattacCAGATAGATGAGCCTATTGTAGTGAAAATTGAAGAGCCTGTACTGAATAATGTAGTGCCTAATGATAATAAGGAAAATGTTGGAGTAAAGCCAAAGATCAAGAAATGCACTTTATTTATTTGCCGGACGTGTAATAAAGTATTTAAGAAGAAGGAAAATTACAAGTCTCACAAAG CAATTCACAACCCGTCCCTGCGCGCTCACCGCTGCCGCTCGTGCGGTCTCCGCTTCAGCTACCGCTCCACGCTCAACAAGCACCGCGCCGCGCACGAGCACTTGCCCAAGCGGCAGATCCCGTGCGAACACGAGGGGTGTGACAAGGTGTACGACGCGGCGTGGAAG TTGAAAAATCACGTGGAGCGCGACCACGAAAAGCTGGCGCCGTACAAATGTGACAGAGAGGGTTGCGGCAAGAGGTTCTACAAGCAATGCGACTTGCAGAAGCATGACAG GTTCCACTCCGGCGAGCGGCCGTATTCTTGCGACATCTGCCAGCGCGCCTTCCAGCAGATCTCGCATCTCAAACGCCACGTACGGACCGTCGACTGCACTCAGTA tgcACATCGATGA
- the LOC134656804 gene encoding transport and Golgi organization protein 2 isoform X2 — translation MCILFSYCGDNVAESDYQLIVAENRDEYYDRSALNMSLWNDSNVVAGRDLGAPDGDGTWLAVSPLRRKLGVLLNLPYSKRADAKSRGRLVTDYVQCDLSIEEYIKTKEDYVKETNEFVLVTYDFGKNTKMNTYTNSTNQLQTWEYTCLGFSNSLPEKPLTKAVAGRRALYDICSRLNKVTMKQHLIEELLTLLKSKEQHLPDQELQNRTPMYQQFSSIFVTIPEGRYGTRTHTIVLLTKTGHLDIIEVSMQNPVDLENPNWKRTEFHMDL, via the exons ATGTGTATACTGTTTTCGTATTGTGGTGATAATGTTGCGGAGAGTGACTACCAGCTGATTGTAGCGGAGAACCGAGACGAGTATTATGATCGGTCAGCACTTAACATGTCCCTATGGAATGACTCGAATGTTGTAGCAG GTCGGGATCTGGGAGCCCCTGATGGTGATGGCACTTGGCTGGCCGTATCTCCACTAAGGAGGAAGCTTGGGGTTCTTCTTAATCTGCCATACAGTAAGAGGGCAGATGCAAAAA GTAGAGGCAGATTGGTTACAGATTATGTGCAATGTGATTTGTCTATTGAAGAATACATTAAGACAAAAGAGGACTATGTTaaagaaacaaatgaatttgtTTTAGTAACTTATGACTTTGG AAAGAATACCAAAATGAACACATATACAAACTCCACTAACCAACTGCAAACCTGGGAGTATACATGCCTGGGTTTCTCAAACAGTCTCCCGGAGAAGCCCCTAACAAAGGCTGTAGCGGGCAGGAGGGCCCTTTATGATATATGCAGCAGACTCAATAAGGTTACTATGAAGCAGCACTTAATAGAGGAGCTACTTACATTGTTGAAATCAAAGGAACA acaTTTACCTGACCAAGAATTACAAAACAGAACTCCAATGTATCAACAATTCAGTTCAATATTTGTCACTATACCAGAGGGCAGATATGGAACAAG gACCCATACAATAGTGCTCTTAACAAAGACAGGGCATTTAGACATCATTGAGGTAAGCATGCAGAACCCGGTTGACCTTGAAAACCCAAATTGGAAGAGAACAGAATTCCACATGGATTTATAA